One window of Paenibacillus sp. FSL K6-3182 genomic DNA carries:
- the rocF gene encoding arginase, translating to MGSIGEANLNKTGRTDSMASKKVRLISVPFWMGGSRAGSELGPESIIQSGLARQIRSMGFDLVGNYEVSCPRHGVLDPKQPKMKYFPEVIEMSGLVGEQVYRAVLADSFPLVLGGDHSVAIGSLAGLTGHYNNLGIIWFDAHGDLNTEETTPSGNMHGMPLAVAMGLGKFKLSDIPGAGPLIKKENVVIIGARDLDHYEKELIRSEGIACFTMHDIDRMGMKAVMEKAIEIVSSGTDGVHVSFDMDCMDPAEAIGVGTPVPGGISYREAHLALELLAETGRVTSMDIVEVNPLLDVGMRTSRLAVEMATSLLGKRII from the coding sequence ATGGGAAGCATTGGTGAAGCGAATCTTAACAAGACGGGGAGGACGGATTCTATGGCGAGCAAAAAAGTGAGACTCATAAGCGTTCCGTTCTGGATGGGCGGAAGCCGCGCAGGATCGGAGCTTGGACCGGAAAGCATTATTCAATCAGGGCTTGCGCGTCAAATCAGAAGTATGGGATTTGATTTAGTTGGCAACTACGAGGTCAGCTGCCCGAGGCATGGCGTGCTTGATCCGAAGCAGCCCAAGATGAAATATTTTCCCGAAGTGATAGAGATGAGCGGGCTAGTAGGGGAACAGGTCTATCGCGCAGTGCTTGCGGACTCTTTTCCTCTCGTATTAGGCGGGGACCACAGTGTTGCGATTGGCTCGCTAGCTGGTTTGACTGGTCATTACAATAATTTGGGCATTATCTGGTTTGATGCGCATGGCGACTTGAATACGGAGGAGACCACTCCTTCCGGAAATATGCACGGTATGCCGCTTGCGGTAGCGATGGGTCTAGGGAAATTTAAGCTTTCCGATATACCGGGAGCTGGACCGCTCATTAAGAAAGAAAATGTAGTGATTATCGGAGCGCGTGATTTAGATCATTACGAGAAGGAGCTTATTCGATCAGAAGGAATCGCTTGCTTCACAATGCATGACATTGACCGAATGGGCATGAAGGCAGTTATGGAGAAGGCGATTGAGATTGTGAGCAGCGGTACGGATGGTGTGCATGTAAGCTTTGATATGGATTGTATGGACCCGGCGGAGGCTATCGGTGTAGGAACGCCGGTTCCAGGCGGAATAAGCTATCGCGAAGCGCATTTAGCGCTGGAGCTGCTAGCTGAAACAGGCCGCGTAACCTCTATGGATATTGTGGAAGTAAATCCTCTGCTGGATGTAGGCATGCGTACTTCTCGGCTTGCGGTTGAAATGGCGACCTCTCTGCTTGGCAAACGAATTATATAG
- the pruA gene encoding L-glutamate gamma-semialdehyde dehydrogenase yields MTMREWNVTPFVTEPMTDFGNAENRAAFLEAIAYVRTELGKQYPLHIGGHAVHTSDYIVSRNPAKSDEVVGEVAKASQELAEQAMKSALAAFETWKHTSVWTRATCLMKAAALMRERKHYFSAWLVIESGKNWAEADADTAEAIDFMDYYAREMLKLAETNEIKPLVKLAGEDNRLTYIPLGVGIVIPPWNFPLAICAGMASASIVAGNTIIMKPASTTPIIAYKFYELMVEAGMPADVIQYLPGSGAEIGDYLTSHPKTRFISFTGSKEIGLRINRLAAEQAPGQIWMKRVVAEMGGKDGIVVDETANIDAAADAIVASAFGFQGQKCSAGSRAIVVADVYDELIEKVKERTSKLVMGSPEENAAIGPVIDKASFDKILNAIERGKSEGRLIAGGGKGIESGYFIEPTVFADVAPKDSLMQEEIFGPVLAIAKAKDWQEAIHIYNDTEFGLTGAFFSAEEDRIQAALQDMHCGNLYINRKCTGALVGVHPFGGFNMSGTDSKAGGHDYMLLFTQAKLTSIKL; encoded by the coding sequence ATGACAATGAGAGAATGGAATGTAACGCCATTTGTTACTGAACCGATGACTGATTTTGGCAATGCTGAGAACCGTGCTGCCTTTCTGGAAGCAATTGCTTATGTGAGAACGGAATTAGGCAAGCAATACCCGCTGCATATTGGAGGTCATGCCGTTCATACCTCTGATTATATCGTATCACGCAACCCGGCAAAGTCGGATGAAGTAGTAGGTGAAGTGGCAAAAGCAAGCCAAGAATTAGCTGAACAGGCGATGAAATCAGCGCTTGCTGCTTTTGAAACGTGGAAACATACATCGGTATGGACACGGGCGACCTGCTTGATGAAAGCCGCAGCGCTCATGCGGGAGCGGAAGCATTATTTTTCGGCGTGGCTCGTAATTGAGTCGGGTAAAAACTGGGCAGAAGCCGATGCAGATACGGCAGAAGCGATTGATTTTATGGATTATTATGCACGTGAAATGTTGAAATTAGCGGAAACCAATGAGATTAAACCACTGGTTAAGCTAGCAGGTGAAGACAATCGACTGACTTATATTCCGCTGGGCGTCGGGATTGTTATTCCGCCTTGGAATTTCCCGCTGGCAATATGCGCTGGGATGGCTAGTGCTTCTATCGTTGCAGGCAACACGATTATTATGAAACCTGCATCTACAACTCCGATTATTGCATACAAGTTCTATGAGCTGATGGTGGAGGCGGGGATGCCTGCTGATGTTATTCAGTATTTACCGGGAAGCGGTGCAGAAATCGGCGACTACTTGACTAGCCATCCAAAGACCAGATTCATTAGCTTCACAGGCTCGAAGGAAATAGGGCTGCGTATTAATCGGCTGGCTGCTGAACAAGCGCCGGGACAAATATGGATGAAGCGAGTTGTAGCGGAAATGGGCGGGAAAGACGGTATTGTCGTTGATGAAACGGCCAATATCGATGCTGCTGCTGATGCTATTGTAGCTTCTGCTTTTGGGTTTCAAGGACAGAAATGCTCGGCAGGCTCAAGAGCCATTGTTGTAGCGGATGTGTATGATGAGCTAATTGAAAAAGTGAAAGAAAGAACGAGCAAGCTTGTTATGGGTTCCCCGGAAGAGAATGCGGCAATCGGGCCTGTTATTGATAAAGCTTCTTTTGACAAGATTTTGAATGCCATTGAGAGAGGCAAGAGTGAAGGTAGATTAATAGCAGGCGGCGGAAAAGGAATAGAGAGCGGCTATTTCATAGAGCCAACGGTATTTGCTGATGTTGCTCCAAAAGATTCGTTAATGCAAGAAGAGATCTTCGGGCCTGTATTAGCGATTGCTAAGGCGAAGGATTGGCAGGAGGCTATTCATATTTACAATGATACGGAGTTTGGCCTGACAGGAGCTTTTTTCTCGGCAGAAGAGGATCGAATCCAAGCGGCGCTGCAGGATATGCATTGCGGCAATCTATATATTAACCGTAAATGCACAGGGGCGTTAGTAGGCGTTCATCCTTTTGGAGGATTTAATATGTCAGGTACAGATTCAAAGGCTGGCGGACATGATTATATGCTATTGTTCACACAAGCTAAACTTACGTCTATTAAACTATGA
- a CDS encoding proline dehydrogenase: MEKMMRSFFLTLGKSSRIGSLARKYGLKLGASRFVAGVEISSAIEAVKKLNKQGKMATLDHLGEFIRGKEEAAHSANMCLRTLKAIAASNANANLSLKLTSLGLDLDSKLCEEHMRTILDAAAKMNIFVRIDMEDYSHCQPALDLYKRLRESYEHVGIVIQAYLFRSEQDVHELGLNRANLRLVKGAYKEAEEVAYPQKTDVDQSFERLIKMHLQSGSYTAIATHDRAIIDTAKRFIKEQGIPVEQFEFQMLYGICEELQDELVRDGYRVRIYVPYGEDWFGYFMRRLAERPDNVWFVLKNMWK; encoded by the coding sequence ATGGAAAAAATGATGAGGAGCTTTTTTCTGACTCTCGGCAAAAGCAGTCGGATTGGGAGTTTGGCGCGTAAATATGGGCTCAAGCTGGGAGCTAGCCGATTTGTAGCTGGGGTTGAGATAAGCAGCGCCATTGAAGCGGTCAAGAAGCTTAATAAACAAGGGAAAATGGCAACTTTAGATCATTTAGGTGAATTTATTCGAGGCAAGGAAGAAGCTGCTCATTCCGCAAATATGTGCTTGCGCACGCTTAAAGCAATTGCTGCTTCTAATGCAAATGCGAACTTATCCTTAAAGCTTACAAGCTTAGGACTGGATCTGGATAGCAAGCTGTGCGAGGAGCATATGAGAACGATATTGGATGCCGCAGCGAAAATGAACATTTTTGTTCGAATCGATATGGAAGATTACTCTCACTGCCAGCCTGCTCTTGATCTATATAAGAGGCTGCGAGAGTCATATGAACATGTTGGTATCGTTATTCAAGCTTATTTGTTTCGTTCGGAGCAGGATGTTCATGAGCTAGGACTTAATCGTGCCAACCTAAGGCTGGTGAAGGGCGCTTATAAAGAAGCTGAAGAGGTTGCCTATCCGCAGAAAACGGATGTCGATCAATCATTTGAGAGATTAATAAAGATGCATTTGCAGAGCGGCAGCTACACGGCGATAGCGACCCATGATCGCGCCATCATTGATACCGCAAAAAGGTTCATCAAAGAACAGGGAATTCCAGTGGAGCAATTCGAGTTCCAAATGCTTTATGGCATTTGCGAGGAGCTGCAGGATGAACTCGTTCGTGATGGTTATAGAGTAAGAATCTATGTCCCTTACGGTGAAGATTGGTTTGGTTATTTCATGCGAAGACTGGCAGAACGACCTGATAATGTTTGGTTTGTATTGAAAAATATGTGGAAGTAG